One Litorilinea aerophila genomic window carries:
- the tatC gene encoding twin-arginine translocase subunit TatC — translation MSEQVLDPIEESSMTLLEHLQELRVRLMWIVGGLILGTLVAMIFVTPIIQFITEPLGRYGVKPQAIGPTDTIGIFFKVSFTVGAALAMPIIVYQIVAFVAPGLYPHERRMLLMILPGVMLLFVTGIAFAYFVLMPAAVGFLQNFLGDVIRQDWTIDRYISFITRVVFWIGVSFETPLVMAFLARAGIVSGPSLLGFWRHAIVIVAIIAAAITPTIDPVNMTIVMGPLLVLYFISVGLAYLLYKPREPRDFSQEPFIRQDDDR, via the coding sequence ATGAGCGAGCAGGTTCTCGATCCCATCGAAGAAAGTAGCATGACCCTCCTGGAGCATCTCCAGGAGTTGCGGGTACGCCTGATGTGGATCGTGGGCGGGCTGATCTTGGGCACCCTGGTGGCCATGATCTTCGTCACGCCCATTATCCAGTTCATCACCGAGCCCCTGGGACGTTACGGGGTCAAACCCCAGGCCATCGGCCCCACGGACACCATCGGCATCTTCTTCAAAGTCAGCTTCACGGTGGGGGCGGCCCTGGCCATGCCCATCATCGTCTACCAGATCGTAGCTTTTGTGGCCCCAGGCCTCTACCCCCACGAGCGGCGTATGCTGCTCATGATCCTGCCCGGGGTGATGCTCCTTTTCGTCACCGGCATCGCTTTCGCCTACTTTGTGCTCATGCCCGCCGCGGTGGGCTTCTTGCAGAATTTCCTGGGCGATGTGATCCGCCAGGACTGGACCATCGACCGTTACATCAGTTTCATCACCCGGGTGGTCTTCTGGATCGGGGTCTCCTTTGAGACGCCCCTGGTGATGGCCTTTCTGGCCCGGGCCGGCATCGTCAGCGGCCCGTCCTTGCTGGGCTTCTGGCGCCATGCCATCGTGATCGTGGCCATCATTGCCGCCGCCATCACCCCCACCATCGATCCGGTCAACATGACCATTGTCATGGGGCCGCTGCTGGTCCTCTATTTCATCAGTGTGGGGCTGGCCTACTTGCTCTACAAACCCCGGGAACCCCGGGACTTCTCCCAGGAGCCCTTCATCCGCCAGGATGACGACAGATAG
- a CDS encoding phosphatase PAP2 family protein, with protein sequence MVELLRALRWHLHHWDVALSYRWALRREPATRPAGYWFARLCAHMGDGWLWGLVAWLLWRRWNTGGDSAADGVNRRWMLAAWVVNMLATAGLTLWIKHHIRRPRPGVARLMYGRGPDIHSFPSGHAARLGTISVWASSLLPGWGRLAWPLAALIGWSRVRLGIHYVGDVFAGFLLGAGLAWLFRRHLPSLPIFRRIG encoded by the coding sequence ATGGTTGAGCTGTTGCGGGCCCTGCGCTGGCATCTCCATCACTGGGATGTGGCCCTCAGCTATCGCTGGGCCCTGCGCCGGGAGCCGGCCACCCGGCCAGCGGGCTATTGGTTTGCCCGACTCTGTGCCCACATGGGGGATGGATGGCTCTGGGGGCTGGTGGCCTGGCTCCTCTGGCGGCGGTGGAACACCGGGGGCGATTCCGCTGCCGACGGCGTCAACCGGCGCTGGATGCTGGCTGCCTGGGTGGTCAACATGTTGGCCACCGCCGGGCTCACCCTCTGGATCAAACACCACATCCGCCGCCCGCGGCCCGGCGTAGCCCGGCTGATGTATGGCCGGGGGCCGGACATTCACAGCTTCCCCAGTGGCCACGCAGCACGCCTGGGGACCATCAGCGTATGGGCCAGCTCGCTATTGCCGGGCTGGGGGCGTCTGGCGTGGCCACTGGCTGCGCTCATCGGCTGGAGCCGGGTGCGGCTGGGCATCCACTACGTGGGCGATGTCTTCGCCGGTTTCCTGCTGGGCGCGGGGCTGGCGTGGCTATTTCGTCGCCACCTTCCGTCCCTGCCCATCTTCCGACGGATTGGCTGA
- a CDS encoding long-chain-fatty-acid--CoA ligase — MSNPPRWLEHYEPGVPATIEIPSIPLYQLLVESAFRFPNHVAVKMVLKYLPLGLAIQSAYTYRQLHELSDRFAAALHGLGIQPGERVALMLPNLPQYVVAYFGALKAGAIIVNVNPTYTPRELQHQLADSGARAIVMLSGFYQRLAQIREQTQVEQVILTDVSDTLSWPFRHLAGRQLRAKGLIADVPPAPHIHRLDELLQRHEATPPTIQSNPDDVILLQYTGGTTGVPKAAMLTNRNLVSNVHQLLPWFTRLEPGNERVLGALPFFHVYGMTVGMLFAVATGGTLVIVPDPRDTQHILEVIHREKISIYPGVPAMYTAINNHPRVKEYDLRSVKACLSGGAALPVEVATRFEEITQGRLVEGYGLSESSPVAAANPIYGQRRVGSIGLPIPSTAIHVVSLEPDETGDYRVLGPGEEGELVIEGPQVMKGYWNRPDETALVIDRRGWLHTGDIGKMDEDGYFYIVDRKKDLIIASGYNVVPREVEEVLFMHPKVLEAAVAGIPDPKRGETVKAYVVLKPGESATEDEIRAFCRENLAPYKVPTQVEFRSELPKSQVGKVLRRLLVEEERQKQAAQKAAQSANPSEDGQGRKVATK; from the coding sequence ATGAGCAATCCACCACGCTGGCTTGAACATTACGAACCCGGCGTTCCAGCCACCATCGAGATCCCGTCTATCCCCCTCTACCAGTTGCTCGTGGAGAGCGCGTTCCGCTTTCCCAACCATGTGGCCGTGAAGATGGTCCTGAAGTACCTCCCCCTGGGCCTGGCCATCCAGTCGGCCTACACCTATCGGCAGCTTCACGAGCTGAGTGACCGCTTTGCCGCAGCCCTCCATGGCCTGGGCATCCAGCCGGGGGAGCGGGTGGCGCTGATGTTGCCCAATTTGCCCCAGTACGTGGTCGCCTACTTTGGCGCCCTGAAAGCCGGCGCCATCATCGTCAACGTCAACCCCACCTACACGCCCCGGGAGCTCCAGCATCAGCTGGCCGACAGCGGTGCGCGGGCCATCGTCATGCTGAGCGGCTTCTACCAGCGCCTGGCCCAGATCCGGGAGCAGACCCAGGTGGAGCAGGTGATCCTGACCGACGTCTCCGACACCCTGAGCTGGCCCTTCCGCCATCTGGCCGGCCGGCAGTTGCGGGCCAAAGGCCTGATCGCCGACGTCCCGCCTGCCCCCCACATCCACCGCCTGGACGAGCTGCTCCAGCGCCACGAGGCCACGCCGCCCACCATCCAAAGCAACCCGGACGATGTGATCCTCCTCCAGTACACGGGCGGCACCACCGGTGTGCCCAAAGCGGCCATGCTGACCAACCGTAACCTGGTCAGCAATGTGCATCAACTCCTCCCCTGGTTTACCCGGCTCGAGCCCGGCAATGAGCGGGTGTTGGGCGCCCTGCCTTTCTTCCACGTCTACGGCATGACGGTGGGTATGCTGTTCGCCGTCGCGACCGGCGGCACCCTGGTCATCGTGCCGGACCCCCGGGACACCCAGCACATCCTGGAGGTGATCCACCGGGAGAAGATCAGCATCTACCCGGGCGTACCGGCCATGTACACCGCCATCAACAACCATCCCCGGGTCAAAGAGTACGACCTGCGGTCGGTTAAAGCGTGCCTCAGCGGCGGCGCTGCCCTGCCGGTGGAAGTGGCCACCCGCTTCGAGGAGATCACCCAGGGGCGCCTGGTGGAAGGCTATGGCCTGAGTGAATCCTCGCCGGTGGCCGCGGCCAACCCCATCTACGGCCAGCGACGGGTGGGCTCCATCGGGCTGCCCATCCCCAGCACAGCCATCCACGTGGTTTCTCTGGAGCCGGATGAGACAGGGGACTATCGGGTTCTGGGGCCGGGAGAAGAGGGGGAACTGGTCATTGAAGGGCCCCAGGTGATGAAGGGGTACTGGAATCGCCCCGATGAAACGGCCCTGGTCATCGACCGCCGGGGTTGGCTCCACACGGGCGACATCGGCAAGATGGACGAGGACGGCTACTTCTACATCGTGGATCGCAAGAAGGACCTGATCATCGCCAGCGGCTACAACGTGGTCCCCCGGGAAGTGGAAGAGGTCCTCTTCATGCACCCCAAGGTGCTGGAGGCAGCCGTCGCCGGCATCCCCGATCCCAAGCGGGGTGAAACGGTCAAGGCCTACGTGGTGCTAAAGCCGGGCGAAAGCGCCACCGAAGACGAGATCCGGGCCTTCTGCCGGGAGAATCTGGCCCCCTACAAGGTGCCCACCCAGGTGGAGTTCCGCAGCGAGCTGCCCAAAAGCCAGGTGGGGAAGGTGTTGCGTCGCCTCCTGGTGGAAGAAGAGCGGCAGAAACAGGCCGCTCAAAAAGCCGCCCAGTCAGCCAATCCGTCGGAAGATGGGCAGGGACGGAAGGTGGCGACGAAATAG
- the nusB gene encoding transcription antitermination factor NusB: MEDSQRSPEERNGRPEHLQLIRQRQRARRLALQALFEIDSVGHRPGPVVDERLAAEYPGEHGAEFLRWLVSGVVRHMDELNRLIGKYAPEWPVEQLAIVDRNILRMALFELGATEATTPPKVVINEAVELAKLFGSDSSPRFVNGVLGSALTEVQRKLF; encoded by the coding sequence GTGGAGGACAGCCAACGTTCTCCCGAGGAGCGCAATGGTCGCCCGGAGCACCTCCAGCTCATCCGGCAGCGGCAGCGGGCACGGCGGCTCGCCCTGCAGGCGCTGTTCGAAATCGACAGCGTAGGGCACCGACCCGGCCCTGTGGTGGACGAGCGGCTGGCCGCGGAATATCCCGGGGAACATGGGGCCGAATTCTTGCGCTGGCTGGTCAGCGGTGTGGTCCGCCACATGGACGAGCTGAATCGCCTGATCGGCAAATACGCGCCAGAATGGCCGGTGGAACAGCTGGCCATCGTGGACCGCAACATTCTTCGCATGGCCCTCTTCGAGTTAGGTGCCACCGAAGCCACGACGCCGCCGAAGGTGGTCATCAACGAGGCCGTGGAGCTGGCGAAGCTCTTCGGCAGCGATAGCAGCCCCCGTTTTGTCAACGGCGTGCTTGGCTCTGCACTGACAGAAGTGCAGCGTAAACTTTTCTAA
- a CDS encoding NTP transferase domain-containing protein gives MQTPPQTTFDAIILAGYDPDRPHPLTQGRGEPHKVLLPVAGRPMIGYVLQALADSGCVTSGVIVGMEPTAGLEFDLPVDYLPNRGSIFANAAAGFQHLAGRQDPRRHALLVSADVPLLTGEMVRWFVNACQPLDKDAYWGIVEKQVLERTFPHSRRTYLRLVEGQFCNGDLFLGRIEAALRQQALIRELVERRKNVLSQLRLLGPRVLLKFLLRRLSMADLIGVADRVLGLQGQPVILPFAEAGMDVDKPHHLAQVEAYLRSRGQQAAGGAAHG, from the coding sequence GTGCAAACCCCGCCGCAGACCACCTTTGATGCCATCATCCTGGCCGGCTATGACCCGGACCGTCCCCACCCCTTGACCCAGGGACGCGGGGAGCCCCACAAGGTCCTGCTGCCCGTGGCCGGCAGACCCATGATCGGGTACGTCCTGCAGGCCCTGGCCGACAGCGGCTGTGTGACGTCCGGGGTCATCGTGGGGATGGAGCCCACGGCCGGCCTGGAGTTCGACCTGCCGGTGGACTACCTCCCCAACCGGGGCTCCATCTTTGCCAACGCAGCGGCCGGTTTCCAGCATCTGGCGGGCCGTCAGGACCCCCGCCGCCACGCGCTGCTGGTCTCGGCGGATGTGCCTTTGCTCACCGGGGAGATGGTGCGCTGGTTTGTGAACGCCTGTCAACCCCTGGACAAGGATGCCTATTGGGGAATTGTGGAGAAGCAGGTGCTGGAGCGAACCTTCCCCCACAGCCGGCGCACCTACCTGCGCCTGGTGGAGGGACAGTTTTGCAATGGGGATCTTTTCCTGGGGCGCATCGAGGCAGCCCTGCGCCAGCAGGCGCTGATCCGGGAGCTGGTGGAACGGCGCAAGAATGTCCTCTCCCAGTTGCGGCTGCTGGGGCCGCGGGTTCTGCTCAAGTTCTTGCTGCGGCGTCTGAGCATGGCCGATCTCATCGGCGTGGCCGACCGGGTGTTGGGGTTGCAGGGACAGCCGGTCATCCTGCCCTTTGCCGAAGCGGGCATGGACGTGGATAAACCCCATCACCTGGCCCAGGTGGAGGCCTATCTGCGCAGCCGTGGGCAACAGGCTGCCGGAGGGGCTGCCCATGGTTGA
- a CDS encoding thioredoxin family protein gives MMGRLWKRLARRPAVQEAPPAEPSTRPPEPRILTDADFAAALAGEERLLVVDFWAEWCQPCTIMAAYVDFLAADFGQQLAVAALDVDENPETPARYQVMGLPTLLFFRRGVEVHRQVGLCDYAELKERVAHLLADTDTERTDA, from the coding sequence ATGATGGGCCGCCTCTGGAAGCGCCTGGCCCGCCGGCCCGCGGTCCAGGAAGCGCCACCTGCCGAGCCGTCAACTCGCCCGCCCGAGCCCCGGATCCTCACCGACGCCGATTTCGCCGCGGCCCTGGCCGGGGAAGAGCGGCTCCTGGTGGTGGACTTCTGGGCCGAGTGGTGCCAGCCCTGCACCATCATGGCCGCCTACGTGGACTTCCTGGCGGCCGACTTCGGCCAGCAGCTGGCCGTGGCCGCCCTGGACGTGGACGAAAATCCCGAGACGCCGGCCCGGTACCAGGTGATGGGCCTGCCCACCCTGCTCTTTTTCCGCCGGGGTGTGGAGGTGCACCGCCAGGTCGGCCTGTGCGACTACGCCGAGCTGAAGGAGAGGGTGGCCCACTTGCTGGCAGACACAGACACCGAACGGACGGACGCCTGA
- a CDS encoding proline--tRNA ligase — translation MSRLFFRTLREVPADAESASHRLLLRAGLVHQLAAGIFDFLPLGQRVKAKIEAIMREEMDAIGGQEVSLPLVHPAELWQRSGRWYQIGDDMARFTDRNGRAYCLAMTHEEAMAELVQQVVRSYRQLPLLLYQIQTKFRDEPRPRGGLIRVREFTMKDAYSFDRDQAGLDAFYPRIYQAYFNIFRRCGLDVMAVESDTGMMGGSMAHEFMALTPVGEDTLLLCDACGYRANRQIARFRKPEPPQASPLPREEVHTPGVDTIAGLARYLGIPEAETAKAIFLVAEMQEDGSGEPREQFVFAVVRGDMELNETKLANAVGARRLRPATHQEIRAIGAEPGYGSPVGVDRSQALVVVDDLVARSPNLVAGANRPDYHFRHVNFDRDYQAHVVTDIVAAAEGHGCIRCGSPLRAARGIEVGNIFKLGTRYSEAMGATYLDEEGNARPLVMGSYGIGSGRLLASIIEQNHDEYGIIWPITVAPYQVALVSLFTGRTPQVVEAADRFYEALIGAGVEVLYDDRDERAGVKFNDADLLGIPIRLTVGARGLAEGLVELKLRRNGETRPVAVEELVPAVQEAIQAERARIEATLTQEVLDIQPGR, via the coding sequence ATGTCACGACTGTTTTTCCGAACCCTGCGGGAAGTTCCTGCCGACGCCGAGAGCGCCAGCCATCGCCTGCTGCTGCGGGCCGGCCTGGTGCATCAGCTCGCGGCCGGCATCTTCGACTTCCTGCCCCTGGGGCAGCGGGTAAAGGCCAAGATCGAGGCCATCATGCGGGAGGAGATGGACGCCATCGGCGGCCAGGAGGTGAGCCTGCCCCTGGTCCATCCGGCCGAGCTCTGGCAGCGCAGCGGCCGCTGGTACCAGATCGGCGACGATATGGCCCGCTTCACCGACCGCAACGGCCGGGCCTACTGCCTGGCCATGACCCACGAAGAGGCCATGGCCGAACTGGTCCAGCAGGTGGTGCGCAGCTATCGACAGCTCCCCCTGCTGCTCTACCAGATCCAGACCAAGTTTCGCGACGAGCCCCGGCCCCGGGGCGGCCTGATCCGGGTGCGGGAGTTCACCATGAAGGACGCTTACTCCTTCGACCGGGATCAGGCCGGCCTGGACGCCTTTTACCCCCGGATCTACCAGGCGTACTTTAACATTTTCCGGCGCTGTGGCCTGGATGTGATGGCCGTGGAGAGCGACACCGGCATGATGGGCGGCAGCATGGCCCACGAGTTTATGGCCCTGACCCCCGTGGGCGAGGATACCCTGCTCCTCTGCGATGCCTGTGGCTACCGGGCCAACCGCCAGATCGCCCGCTTCCGCAAGCCGGAGCCGCCCCAGGCGTCCCCCCTACCCCGAGAGGAAGTCCACACGCCGGGGGTGGACACCATCGCCGGCTTGGCTCGTTATCTGGGCATCCCGGAAGCGGAGACGGCCAAAGCCATCTTCCTGGTGGCCGAGATGCAGGAAGACGGGTCCGGCGAACCCCGCGAACAGTTCGTCTTTGCCGTGGTGCGGGGCGACATGGAGCTGAACGAAACCAAGCTGGCCAACGCCGTGGGCGCGCGCCGGCTTCGGCCGGCCACCCACCAGGAGATCCGGGCCATCGGCGCCGAGCCGGGCTACGGCTCCCCGGTGGGCGTCGACCGCAGCCAGGCCCTGGTGGTGGTGGATGACCTGGTGGCCCGGTCACCCAACCTGGTGGCCGGCGCCAATCGGCCCGACTACCACTTCCGCCATGTGAACTTTGACCGGGATTACCAGGCCCATGTGGTGACGGACATCGTGGCCGCGGCCGAAGGGCATGGTTGTATCCGCTGTGGCAGCCCCCTGCGTGCCGCCCGGGGCATCGAAGTGGGCAACATCTTCAAGCTGGGCACCCGATACAGCGAGGCCATGGGCGCCACCTACCTGGACGAGGAGGGCAACGCCCGGCCCCTGGTCATGGGCTCCTATGGCATCGGTTCCGGGCGGCTCCTGGCCAGCATCATCGAGCAAAACCACGACGAGTACGGCATCATCTGGCCCATCACCGTCGCGCCCTATCAGGTCGCCCTGGTGAGTCTCTTCACCGGGCGGACGCCCCAGGTGGTCGAGGCGGCAGACCGGTTCTACGAAGCGTTGATCGGCGCCGGGGTGGAGGTGCTCTACGACGACCGGGACGAGCGGGCCGGCGTGAAGTTTAACGACGCCGACCTGCTGGGCATCCCCATCCGGCTGACTGTGGGCGCCCGGGGGCTGGCCGAAGGCCTGGTGGAGTTGAAGCTGCGGCGCAACGGCGAAACCCGGCCCGTGGCCGTGGAGGAACTGGTGCCCGCGGTGCAGGAGGCCATCCAGGCCGAGCGGGCACGGATTGAAGCGACGTTAACCCAAGAGGTTTTGGACATTCAACCAGGACGATAA
- a CDS encoding bifunctional folylpolyglutamate synthase/dihydrofolate synthase: MEQPDFPYYNTVDQIYHAEWSTAKLARLELLRESIRALWPNGHPTRLIHVAGTGGKGSTCRFLELGCGVVGRAGAFMSPHLFDYRERFSIDGEFVSRQDVTRIWQQRIQPHCVRLALRNPHHVHTFHEVSILMALALFEEHQVEWAAIETGVGGRYDQTRALDVEATVLTNVGSDHAHILGREQWQRVLDKAGIARPGVPFFTSDADPANLEIIQAVCEDVGAPLTVIGRQEVYALAERATELCGGSIPEESLLSADYQQWNAALSFAVVRHLCPQAHPDQILRRFIDARLLGRFWKVEEGIYADIAHNAEKIRALAGEIQRKFEHQQKILVMGISGHRIPTEVFGALARVARAIIITGASYKGQDPNKVRSELEAITGDTPILVISEPRQALEIARSMRGENDIILLTGSTYMIEQVLNPDPYMRYLSATFGWRMRTNTEATGTIQLNLPKPPSPYR; the protein is encoded by the coding sequence GTGGAACAACCTGATTTTCCCTACTACAACACGGTCGACCAGATCTACCATGCCGAGTGGTCCACCGCCAAGCTGGCCCGGCTGGAACTGCTGCGGGAATCCATCCGCGCCCTGTGGCCCAACGGCCATCCCACCCGGCTGATCCACGTGGCCGGCACCGGCGGCAAGGGCTCCACCTGCCGTTTTCTGGAGCTGGGATGCGGCGTGGTCGGCCGGGCCGGCGCCTTCATGAGCCCTCACCTGTTCGACTACCGGGAGCGATTCAGCATCGACGGCGAGTTCGTGAGCCGGCAAGACGTGACCCGGATCTGGCAACAGCGCATCCAGCCCCACTGCGTGCGCCTGGCCCTGCGCAACCCCCACCACGTCCACACCTTTCACGAGGTTTCCATCCTGATGGCGCTGGCCCTCTTCGAGGAGCATCAGGTGGAGTGGGCCGCCATCGAGACCGGTGTGGGCGGCCGCTACGACCAGACCCGGGCCCTGGACGTGGAGGCCACGGTCCTCACCAACGTGGGCAGCGACCATGCCCACATCCTGGGGCGGGAACAGTGGCAGCGGGTCCTGGACAAGGCCGGCATCGCCCGGCCGGGGGTGCCTTTCTTCACCAGCGATGCCGACCCGGCCAACCTGGAGATCATCCAGGCCGTCTGTGAGGACGTGGGCGCCCCCCTGACGGTGATCGGCCGCCAGGAGGTCTACGCCCTGGCGGAGCGGGCCACCGAGCTTTGCGGCGGCTCCATCCCGGAGGAATCCCTCCTGAGCGCCGACTACCAGCAGTGGAACGCGGCCCTGAGCTTTGCCGTGGTCCGCCATCTCTGTCCCCAGGCGCACCCGGACCAGATCCTGCGGCGCTTCATCGACGCGCGGCTGCTGGGGCGCTTCTGGAAGGTGGAGGAGGGCATCTACGCGGACATCGCCCACAATGCGGAGAAGATCCGGGCCCTGGCTGGCGAGATCCAGCGCAAGTTTGAGCACCAGCAGAAGATCCTGGTCATGGGCATCTCCGGCCACCGCATCCCCACCGAGGTCTTTGGCGCCCTGGCCCGAGTGGCCCGGGCCATCATCATCACCGGCGCCTCCTACAAAGGCCAGGATCCCAACAAAGTCCGCAGCGAGCTGGAGGCGATCACCGGGGACACGCCCATCCTGGTCATTTCTGAGCCCCGTCAGGCGCTGGAGATCGCCAGGTCCATGCGGGGGGAGAACGACATCATCCTGCTGACCGGCTCCACCTACATGATCGAGCAGGTCTTGAATCCGGATCCGTACATGCGGTATCTGAGCGCGACCTTTGGCTGGCGCATGCGCACCAACACCGAGGCCACCGGCACCATTCAGCTGAACCTGCCCAAGCCGCCGTCGCCCTACCGCTGA
- the tatB gene encoding Sec-independent protein translocase protein TatB: MDSFFGIGITELFFIAILALIFLGPERLPGTIREVMKWLRYIRNLSQELSSQFSEEFKALEDINPQRILKELGDQLEADAEVQKGQPKGAQKEAGQGSTKAAPKDKPVPAGKASTAAGAKATPATGAKAGTAATAGSQGSVSPAVDGKANGRGDGTPAAASKKDVNQTGANQTGANQNVKKDGEAAPAEAASAPASEARPATDQPKKEGDLAAPVAQEMPPVATDQPQADPAIQARAEAGEEPVNASDAPSAAGEPTAASADNRILPPELERGMAAQASSPEVAPDPEAAPAEEAPAPAADGPEPPEPAPAGQPQPTAETKSPSPSAESDPSAEVEAEAEPDVVAPKRPAAGTPSISVNGKSGQAEVEG; encoded by the coding sequence ATGGACAGCTTCTTTGGAATCGGCATCACGGAGCTCTTCTTCATCGCCATCCTGGCCCTGATCTTCCTGGGGCCGGAACGTCTACCGGGCACCATCCGGGAGGTGATGAAGTGGCTGCGGTACATCCGCAATTTGAGTCAGGAACTTTCCAGCCAGTTCAGCGAAGAGTTCAAGGCCCTGGAGGATATCAACCCCCAGCGGATCTTGAAAGAATTGGGCGACCAGCTGGAAGCGGACGCAGAGGTCCAGAAGGGCCAACCCAAGGGCGCCCAGAAGGAGGCCGGCCAGGGAAGCACCAAGGCCGCACCCAAGGACAAGCCAGTCCCCGCCGGCAAAGCGTCCACAGCCGCAGGGGCTAAAGCCACGCCAGCCACAGGGGCCAAGGCCGGCACAGCCGCCACGGCAGGCAGTCAAGGTAGTGTCAGCCCGGCCGTGGACGGGAAGGCCAACGGCCGGGGGGATGGCACCCCGGCGGCCGCTTCGAAGAAGGACGTGAATCAAACGGGTGCCAATCAAACGGGTGCCAATCAAAATGTGAAGAAGGACGGAGAGGCGGCGCCGGCAGAGGCTGCCTCTGCCCCGGCTTCTGAAGCGCGCCCGGCCACGGATCAGCCCAAGAAAGAGGGTGACCTGGCGGCGCCAGTTGCCCAGGAGATGCCCCCAGTAGCCACGGACCAGCCCCAAGCGGACCCTGCCATCCAGGCCCGGGCGGAGGCCGGTGAGGAACCGGTGAACGCCTCGGACGCCCCATCGGCCGCTGGCGAGCCCACCGCCGCGTCGGCGGACAACCGCATCCTCCCGCCCGAGTTGGAGCGTGGGATGGCTGCCCAGGCGTCTTCCCCAGAAGTTGCCCCGGATCCCGAGGCTGCCCCGGCGGAGGAAGCGCCAGCACCAGCAGCGGACGGACCTGAACCGCCTGAGCCGGCTCCCGCGGGCCAGCCACAACCAACGGCGGAAACGAAGAGCCCGTCCCCTTCGGCTGAAAGCGACCCATCCGCCGAAGTCGAGGCCGAAGCAGAGCCGGATGTGGTCGCGCCCAAGCGGCCGGCAGCCGGAACGCCTTCCATTAGTGTGAACGGGAAATCTGGCCAGGCTGAGGTTGAAGGATGA
- the fabG gene encoding 3-oxoacyl-[acyl-carrier-protein] reductase, which translates to MDFAGKVALVTGSSSGIGAAIARELASQGAAVAIHYRGNAQGAEAVAAAIREEQGTCAIFQADVSDVQQAADLVKAVQETLGGLDILVNNAGTTRDTLLLSMKEEDWDTVIATNLKSVYAVSRAALRGMIRKRWGRIINITSVVGLAGQAGQSNYAASKAGIVGFTKSLAREVASRNITVNAVAPGFIPTALTNVLSQEQHDDIIRNTPVGRMGTPEEVAWAVAFLAHERSAFITGQVLSVDGGLVMM; encoded by the coding sequence ATGGATTTTGCGGGTAAAGTCGCTTTGGTGACCGGCAGCAGCAGCGGCATCGGTGCTGCCATTGCCAGGGAATTGGCCAGCCAGGGCGCGGCGGTGGCCATCCACTACCGGGGGAACGCCCAGGGCGCAGAGGCAGTGGCCGCGGCCATCCGGGAGGAACAGGGCACCTGCGCCATCTTCCAGGCGGATGTGAGCGACGTGCAGCAGGCCGCCGACCTGGTCAAAGCTGTGCAGGAGACCCTGGGCGGCCTGGACATCCTGGTCAACAACGCCGGCACCACCCGGGACACCCTGTTGCTGAGCATGAAGGAAGAGGACTGGGACACGGTGATCGCCACGAATTTGAAGAGCGTCTATGCGGTCAGCCGTGCGGCGTTGCGGGGCATGATTCGCAAGCGCTGGGGGCGCATCATCAACATCACCAGCGTGGTGGGGCTGGCCGGCCAGGCCGGGCAATCCAATTACGCCGCCAGCAAGGCCGGTATCGTGGGCTTTACCAAGAGCCTGGCCCGGGAGGTAGCCAGCCGTAACATCACGGTGAACGCGGTCGCCCCGGGCTTCATCCCCACAGCCTTGACGAACGTCCTCAGCCAGGAACAGCATGACGACATCATCCGCAACACCCCGGTCGGGCGTATGGGCACGCCGGAGGAGGTGGCGTGGGCAGTGGCCTTTCTGGCCCACGAGCGCTCCGCCTTTATTACCGGGCAGGTTTTAAGTGTTGACGGTGGGTTGGTAATGATGTAG
- a CDS encoding OsmC family protein yields the protein MPGTARVKWIEDKTYLGIDANGRAALMSGGGEGPGVSPMQMLLLGLGGCSMVDVINILQKQRQPVEDVEVLLDGQRGEEWPRPWKTIHMHYVITGRGLDPAKVERAINLSIEKYCGVHATLSGVAQITHDFEIRESRPEPGTG from the coding sequence ATGCCTGGCACCGCGCGGGTCAAGTGGATCGAAGACAAGACATACCTGGGCATTGACGCCAACGGACGGGCAGCCCTCATGTCCGGTGGGGGGGAAGGTCCAGGGGTGAGCCCCATGCAGATGTTGCTGCTGGGGCTGGGCGGCTGCTCCATGGTGGATGTGATCAACATCCTCCAAAAGCAGCGGCAACCTGTGGAAGATGTGGAAGTGCTCCTGGATGGCCAGCGGGGCGAGGAGTGGCCCCGGCCCTGGAAGACCATCCACATGCACTACGTGATCACCGGTCGGGGGCTGGATCCCGCCAAGGTGGAGCGGGCCATCAACCTGAGCATTGAAAAGTACTGCGGCGTCCATGCCACCCTCTCCGGCGTCGCCCAGATCACCCACGACTTTGAAATTCGAGAGAGCAGGCCGGAGCCGGGAACGGGATAA